ACTGCAAGCGATATCTATGGAATGCAGAAGGTAGAATTTTACATAGATAATGTAAAGGAAAATGAAGATTACAGCTCACCATATTCATGGGTATGCGATGAAAAACTGATTTTAGCTCATACAATAAAAGTAATTGCATGTGATAAAGCTGGAAATAAAAATGAGGAAGAGGTTGAGGCAATATTCTTTAATCCCCTTTAAATAAGGAATCAAATTCTCCAGCATCTATCTTTTTTATTATTTCCTTGGCATTCATACCTTCAACAGTTATCTTCATAGATACACATGTCCCAACTATTTCCTTCGCTTTTTCCTTCAATGTCTTTCCAAGAATATCGTTCTTTTTCATCTTTGCAATTTCAACAACATCCTTCATTGTTATATTTCCAGCAATTTTATCTCCTCCTCCTTTTTCTAAATTTGCCTTTTTAAGAATAAGTGCAGATGCTGGGGGTGTGCCAACTTTAAGCTCGTATTTTTTTGTCTTCGGGTCAACGATTATTTTCACAGGCACTCTCATTCCTTTAAAATCCTTCGTCACTTCATTTATCCTATTCACCACTTCCACAACATTCACTCCCAGCGGCCCCAGTGCAGGCCCAATTGGTGGGCCAGGCGTCGCCTTTCCTCCTTCAACAAGAACTTCCACTTCATCCATATTCATTCCTCCTTTTTCTTTAGAACCCTTACCTGCTCACCTCTCACAGTAATTGGAATTGGAACCATTGCATCAAGAAGCTCGACTGTTATTTCTTCCTTAGCATCATCAACTCTTATTACCTTTGCTTTCTCTCCCTTAAAAGGACCGCTTACAAGCTCAACAATCATTCCTTCATCAATTTTTGCAACAGCAGATGGAGGGAATAGGAAATGCTCTATTTCTTCTATATTTACTTCCTTTTCAAGAACTTCTCTTGCATATCTCATATTTCTTACAATTCTTTTTATAACATCTATATCCTCACTTTCAACAAATATATAGCCACGCAGTTCTTTTGGAGCAACAAGAGCATATATTTTTCCACTTCTTTTACTCGCTTTTTCAAGCAAATTTAGAACATTTTCTTCCTGTCCAACCTGTGTTTTTACCGCAAATATTGGC
This Thermoplasmatales archaeon DNA region includes the following protein-coding sequences:
- a CDS encoding transcription elongation factor Spt5, which gives rise to MPIFAVKTQVGQEENVLNLLEKASKRSGKIYALVAPKELRGYIFVESEDIDVIKRIVRNMRYAREVLEKEVNIEEIEHFLFPPSAVAKIDEGMIVELVSGPFKGEKAKVIRVDDAKEEITVELLDAMVPIPITVRGEQVRVLKKKEE
- a CDS encoding 50S ribosomal protein L11, with the protein product MNMDEVEVLVEGGKATPGPPIGPALGPLGVNVVEVVNRINEVTKDFKGMRVPVKIIVDPKTKKYELKVGTPPASALILKKANLEKGGGDKIAGNITMKDVVEIAKMKKNDILGKTLKEKAKEIVGTCVSMKITVEGMNAKEIIKKIDAGEFDSLFKGD